In Haladaptatus cibarius D43, the sequence ATCGCTGGAAAACGAATCGTCCACGTCGATATGCATAGGGCGAGAAATCTGGTTCGAGTTCGTGATGTACGGCGCACATCCCGCGGCGTGCTCGACTCGTGGACAGCTTTCGACGTTCTCCACGAAGTTGACGATGAGGTCGGGACTCCCCGCATTTGGAACGAGTTCGTACTGAATCGCGTAGCCCGCGTACTGTTCGCTGTTTGCTTCCCAGTAGTCGAGCGCATGCTGCACTTCCTCGCGATATTGACGGTCGGAGTTCGCGCTCGTGTTAATCGCCACCGTGACGACCGATTCATCCCATGGATTCGACCGGTCTGCGATGGCCCCCTCGGAGGCGGTTTGTCCCGTTCCCTGCGTCGGATTCCGCGTCGAATCGTCGAACGTCGGGTCAGTCGTTTCGACCTGTTCCACCTCGGTCGGCAGGTCGAACTGAACGCTGGCACAACCGGACAGGACGAGACAGAGGACAAGCAGGAGGGCGCGCCGCGTCATTGTCTCATAAAGGGGGCGCGGTGGTATCAAGCCTTGGGACTCCGGAAAGTACAATCGAAATCGAGGGTGTGGGTGTAGGACGCCGATTCGACCTGAATCGTCGCATGGTCGATATCGAACTGCTCACCGAGTTCCTGCTGACAGTGCCGAAGCACCGCGTCGGGGTCAACGCCCTCTTCGACCGCGACGTGCGCCGAAAGCGTGTACTGCGTCGAACTCAGCGACCAAACGTGAACGTCGTGTGCCTCCACGACGCCCGGCAGGTCGGTCAGATACGCGCGGACTTCGTCCACATCGATTCCAGCAGGGGTTCCTTGCAAGAGAATGTTCAGACTTTCACCGAAGAGATCTTTCGCGGAGTAAAGCACCAACAGCGCGACGAAGACGGCGAACAGCGGGTCGAGAATGTACAAATCGGTGAAGACGAGCGCGATGCCGACGGCAATCGCCGCCACGCTTCCCAGCGCGTCCGCAACGAGGTGGAGAAACGCGCCTTCGACGTTCAAAATTCCGCGGTGTTCCGACAGCACCCACGCGCCAGCGAGATTTGCCAGCAGTCCGAGCACGCCCACGACAACCACGAGTTCGGCATCAATTGGCTGTGGATTGCCGAATCGGCGAAGCGAATCGAACAACACGTAGCCGACTGCGACCAACAAAAGGAGTCCGTTGCCCAGCGCGCCGAGCACTTCGGCGCGCTGGTAGCCGTAGGTTCTGCGGGCGTCGGCGGGACGCGCGGAAATCCACGCCGCGAACAGCGCGAGGCCGAGACTCGCGCTGTCGGCGAGCATGTGAACCGCATCAGCCAGCAGGGTCAGCGACCCGGAGTAGAGTGCCCCGACCAGTTCCACGACGAAGAAAATCGTGTTGATAACCAACGCGATGGTTAGCGCGCGAAAACTGGTGTCGCCGGAATCGTCGGAATCGTCGTGGTCAGCATGGTCGTGCGCCATCGGACAAGGTACGGTCTGGAGGCTATCAGTCGTTGTGGAAAATCGGCTCTTGGAGTTCTAGTCGTCGTCCGGTTTGACGCCCGCCAGTCGCATCGCGTTGCTCGTCACGCCGAAGGTCATTCCCATATCCCC encodes:
- a CDS encoding cation diffusion facilitator family transporter produces the protein MAHDHADHDDSDDSGDTSFRALTIALVINTIFFVVELVGALYSGSLTLLADAVHMLADSASLGLALFAAWISARPADARRTYGYQRAEVLGALGNGLLLLVAVGYVLFDSLRRFGNPQPIDAELVVVVGVLGLLANLAGAWVLSEHRGILNVEGAFLHLVADALGSVAAIAVGIALVFTDLYILDPLFAVFVALLVLYSAKDLFGESLNILLQGTPAGIDVDEVRAYLTDLPGVVEAHDVHVWSLSSTQYTLSAHVAVEEGVDPDAVLRHCQQELGEQFDIDHATIQVESASYTHTLDFDCTFRSPKA